The region ACAAGAAGAAAGGAAAGAGGATTCTCCAAACCGGAAGTGGAATAATCTACAAAGCAACGAGAACTTAACAAAAGAAATAAGATCCAATAGGTTTCCTGGATCGGCCTTCCTTTTTGCCAGATACGGCGCATAAGAAGAGCTGCGGAAGCAAAAACGCAAAGCCAAGATAAGATTAAAGAAGAATAATATATAGGAATTCGGAAGAAAGAGAAAAAAGAGATCCCGAATAACCAAAGAGGATGTGTGTATCCTTGCACTCTTTCATGCACATTCCATCTGAGTCCATACCCGTTCAGGAAATTATCTATGGTGCGAAATGTAATATAGGCATCATCGCAAACCCAAGAGTTTACCAGGATAACATAAATAAATCCCAATACAGTGATAGGAAATAGGAGTTTCGGAAGGGGACGACGTAAGAAATGCAAGAGGGTTTCAATTTTAGAAGACACGGAGTTCTCTTCTTTACAAGCTTCCTCCAATTGGCCAGGGTTCTTAGGTTTGTCATTCAGAATTCAGATCTCTGAAAGATCCGATCAAATCCTTTATCCGGATTTATACTTGACCCAAGACTTTTCTAAATCTTTCTATCAGAATGCTTTCCAATCTATTCTATAGAGCCTTATCTTTCTCGAACAAATCATACGGATTCGTTCTGATAGGCGCTATTTTTCTTTCCGGTTTTCTATCTTGGCAGTACCAAACTGGATTTAGGGTTGGAGATGGAGCAATCAAGCAGCAGCAATTAGCCGATCTTCTGCAAAACGGATTTCCTGATTTTTCCTGTCGTTATTCTGGAGCAAAGTTCGATCCTGATTTTCAATTCCTTCCATTGGATCTGAAGAAGGGTTCTACCATGACCCATGTTTACAATGGAAAATGTTACTATGTATTTCCTTTTTATTATACTGCAATCCAGTATCCTTTCGCGTTGCTTCTGGGAAGGTTCGGGAGCTATTTTCTCTCCTTGGTCTTTGGGGTCTTAACCTTATATTCTCTATTTAAAATTTCAATCCTACTAAATTTGGGCGAGAAGGCTAGAGCATCTTTTCTTGCAGTCTTACTTCTCGGTTCTGCATTTAGTTTATTTGCTACGGATCTTTCCGAGACTGTTCTTGCAGTATTCGGAGTCACAGAGGGAATCTATTTCCTTTTAAGAGAAGAGGACTCGCCAAAGATAAAAGATTATCTTTTTGCAGGACTTCTATTCGGGTTTGCCTCTTTCTTTCGTCAGGAAGTGATCCTTCTCTCGGCGAGTATTTCCATTATTCAAGTTTTTAGAATATTCAAAAAGCCGACTGCACTTGTATTTTCAATAACCTTCGGCATTCTTCTTTTGGCCCAAGCGGGGATTAATTTCGCGGTGGTAGGGCATCCTCTCGGCTCTAGAGGTCATCTTCAATCTTCTTCTAATTATGATATAACGGCTCAATTGATTTACCTTAGCCAACTCGTATTCTTAGGAAAAGGTTCTTTAGGATTATTAGGTGCCTACCCTGCTCTTTTGTTTGCGATCCGCTTTCGACCAAGAACAATCAATTCTCTGACCCAAATCCTTTTAGGAATCTTAGTATTCATCCTTCTCTCCGGATTACTGACTTCTACTCGATTCTGGCAGGGAGTTCTCTTCGGGCCTAGATTCTTAATGACAGTTCTTCCATTCGTTTTGATTTATCTGATGAGTGTGTTAGATAGTAACTGGAAAAGCATCTCTAAACCTTTTCGATGGATTGCGATCCTTCTTTTAATCTACTCCATCGCGGGTGGAATCATCTTTGATCGGCTCTATTATAAATTCACAAAGTCCGTCGTAATGGAACAGGCAGAGTTAAGTAATTTTTCTTCAGAGACGGTAGTGTATAGAAAAGGATCCGTTTTCCTTCCTTCGGACTCTTTCAGCACGCATCGAGCGGTTTTCGAGATCAATGGACCGGATCAGTTTGACTCATTATTAGAAAAACTATATGAAAATGGGACCAAAAGATTTACTGTGATCGGCTTTAAGGATTCTTATCCGAGAGAAAAATTAGTTCCACCTTCTCAGAAATTCGAATTTACACACAGAGAGTTTAAGCAAAGTCCCTCTATCAATATGGAAACGATAGAGATCAAAAGGAAAGAATAGTAAAAACGCCTTCCGCACGATCGGAAAAAGATCGCAATTATATTATAAAAATTGCGACCATATAGAATATAGAAAAACGTAAATTTAGAAAATGAGAAGAGATGAATTCATGCTTCGAAGCGAAGGACTCGCTTCGAAGTTTATATTGAAATTCTTATTTGCCCCAAACCCTTCTAAATAGATCGGATTCGAGTATATTCTTAGGATCCAGCTTCTTTTTCATAGCCTTGAACTTATCCAAGTTTTGCTTCGGCATGGACCTTCTGTAGACTTCAGGTCTGAGAGTGCTATCTTTCGCGAAATAGAACCTTCCCCCGCTCTTTAAAACGATCTCATCCATTTCTTTAGCGAGCTCCCAGAGCTTTTCCTTATTTCTCTTGGTCACCGGAAAATCCATAGCCATAGAGTATCCGTCCACTGCATGAGTTAATAGGAATTTATCCGGTCTATGCTTCTTGAAAACAGCCAACCAGTTTACGATCCCTCGTTTTTGGCAAAGACTTAGAATTTCTTCGAAGCCTTTTACCGCATTCGCCTTCGGAATAAAACTCTGGTACTGGATCATCGCTCCAGGCTTGTACATAAACTTCCAATTCGGAACGTAATCCAAGAGGAAAGCATACTCTGCATGTCCTTGTAAGTAAGGTTTATTATTTCCTAAAAATCCTGAGATCCATTTTCCCAGATTTACGAATCTCATTCCTAAGTTATTGCTAAAAGGATACATGAAGATCCACATCCAAGACTTAGGAATAATTCCTAAGAATGTACTAGGAAGGATTTGCTTCTCTACCTTGCAATTTTCAGGAAAATCAGGATCCTCTCCTTCTTTCAAATGAACTGCCTTGTGGATCTGCCCTCTTCCTAAACCTTTTCCAGAGCCGAAAGAATCCACCCAGCCAACTAGATAATCAGACTGTTTGTATTCCTTTTCGAAATAATCGTACATCTCTTGCAGGTTGGAAGTATTGACCGGCCAAACTCTCATCTTACCTGCATAAATTTTCTTTAATTTAATGGTAACGGTAAGAAAGGCTCCGAGCATTCCAAAACCTGAAATTGCGGAGTAGAAAATATCTGAATTCTTATTAGGAGAACAAACGAACTCTTTCCCATCTGGACTTAAGAAAGTAAATTCTTGGATATGATCTCCGATCGGACCCACGGCAAAATTATTCTTTCCATGAATATTCATGGAAAGAGCTCCCCCTAAGGTAGGGAACATGGTGCCGCTTACTACAGGAGGCCAGAATCCCTTCTCTATTCCGAATTCCCAAAGTTGTTTAATAGTCACTCCGGATTCTGCAACTAGGATCCCTGTCTTCGGATTGAAGGAAAGGATCTTGTTGAAGTTTCGAATATCTACGACCACCCCTTTAACATTCGTGGCGGCGTCCCCATAGCTACAACCTCCGCCTCGGAAAGTTACCTTGGCGCCAGTCTCTTTTGCATACGAGAATAAGGATTTAAAGTCTTGTATCGATTCCGGTTGGAATACATGGCTTTCTGAGAAATGATTCATTCCCCAGGCTTCCACTTTTTGGATCGGGCTCAAACGAGCTTCGAATGCTTTTATATCGAATTTAGATCCGGATTTTTTCTTAGCTACCGGTTTAGCGGTTTTCTTCTTAACGGCAGTGGCCATTCAAAATACCTAATATTCCTTAAATAGAAAGCCTTCTAAAAATGAAGGAAGGAATGAGACGAATGATCAGAGAAACGAGAGCCCAACGAGCTGGAACGTAGAAGACCTCTTTTCCTGCATTCACTTTTGCTAATATAACCTGTGCGGCTTCCTTAGCTGTGATCAACCACATTAAACCAGGAAGACCTTCGGTCATTGGTGTCTGGATCATACCAGGTTTTACTGTAACGACCTGCACACCCTGCACGGCCAAACGATTGCGCAATGCTTCTAAATAAGTGGACATCCCAGCCTTAGACGCGTTATATACTGGATTTCCTCTTCTTCCTCTATCGCCTGCGATGGAAGAAATTCCAATGATCTTTCCTGCCTTCTTCTCTTGGAAGTATGCAGCAGCAGAATCCAACCAAGCCACGCAACCAAGAAGATTGACTTCTAACATCTCTAAGTCTTTCTTTACAGGAAATTCTTCAGGACCCACTCTATGCATGACTCCGGAAGCATAGTAGATCTCGTCCAAACCGCCTAATGCTTTGACTGCTTTGGAAAATTCACCTGGAACCTTGGAGTATTCGGTTACGTCATGCTTCACGAAAAGATTTTTGCTCTTAGAAGAAGGAGCGATCTTCTTCAATTCCTTTTCTCTACGAGCGAAGGCAGCGACTTGGTGTCCTTCTTCGATTAATTGGGCCGCGATTTCTTTTCCAATGCCGCTAGAGGCGCCTACAACGATGATCTTTTTAGCCATACCTACCTTTTTCGGATCGGGACCTAGTATGACAAGTCTGATTTAAGCCTCTAAGACGTTACAAATCATCCTTCGGTCGAACCGCTTCCTTCTCTTCCAAACAAGTCAAAATATTTCGGAAGGAAGGTCTCGGCATTTTCCCAGAGTCCACTCTTCTTTTCTAATATCTCCGCAGGCTTCCATTTACTTTTATAATCCATCTTAGGATGACCTGGAAGAAAAAGACCTAGATGAAATTCTTTGAATTGATTTCCTCTTGCCCAAAGAATCGAAGAAAGGATGAGAAAATTTCCGAGACTTCTTTTCTCTTCCTCAGGATCGAATACAGAATATACTGCGGAGACAGTTTCTCTTCCTAAATCCAATAACATCCAACCTAGAAGTCTTTCCTCTTTATAGATCCGGATCTCCTTCGAATTATCTGAGCCGTCATACATTTGAATTTGCATCGTTTGCAAAAGCTCCTCATCCGAATTTCCGTAACTTCCCTCATGCCTAGATCTTTGGTACTTCAAATACAGATCTTTCTTTTCAGGATCCATTTCGGGAGAAGAAACAGTGACTCTAAGATCCTGATTCTTTTTGAAGATCCTTTTGTGTTTTGCATTCGGAGAAAAAGAGAGCAAGGGAATCCTATAACTCAAGCAATGAGAACAGCTCGGACAAGAAGTTCTATAATAGAAAGCACCGGATCTTCTAAACCCGAAGCGAAACAGAAAATCCAAAACCGAAGGAGAAATTACCTCTCTCCAGGCGAAACCCTTGATCCTGGAAATCCTCTCCGGATAATAAGAACATGCAGAGTCGTCAGAACTCGGAAGAGAATCCAAAAATTCAAAATAATCGATATGCATTAGAATAAGCTCTTCCCTTAGATTTTTCCATTGCCAAACAAAAGCCTCCGAAGGATAGGACTAACAATGGTATTCAGATTGTTTATGGATCAATTCGTACGTTGGAGCGCATACAAACTTGCATTCGGCTTTGCCGGTTTGAGTTATATTTTTTATTTTCTCTCCCAACCATGGATCCAATTCGCAAGTATATTTGCAGGATTCCTTTGCCTGCTCGGAGGACTCTTCTTCCCCTTACAATTCGATCGTTGGTATCGAAACACGCAATCCTTACTCTTAGGGATCGTTTCATTTTTCGTGTCCTGCCTGATCCTTCTCGGTTACCTTTTAGTTTGGAGACCCTTTTCTTTTCTTCTTCCAAGCAAAGAGAAGAAAGGCTAAACCTTGAAAAAACTAGAGATTTATTGCGATGGTGCCTCTAAGGGAAATCCTGGGCCTTCTTCAATAGGAGTCGCAGTATATTCTCAAAAAGAAGAGGTCCATTCCATCTCTCGTAGGATCTCCGACGGCACAAATAATACGGCAGAATGGGCCGCCTTAGAAGCGGGCCTTCGTTATTGTCTGGAACAAGGGGCGGAGGAAGTCGTAGCCTATCTGGATTCCGAACTTGTAGTGAAACAATTTCGGGGAGAATACAAGGTAAAATCTCCTCATCTGCAAGAAGCAAAGGAGAAGGTTAAGTCAGTCAGTTCCAAATTTGCCAGCTTCTCCATTTATCATGTTCCGAGAGAAAAGAACAAAAGAGCAGACAAACTAGCTAACCTCGCCTTTGAATCCTAAATTCTAAAAAAAGGTTTCCTAAAGAAGGATTCTCGAAGACAGTTCCTTCGATGCCTTTTCGAGATCCACGTAAACTTCTCACCTTACTCTGCGTATTTGCATTCTGGGTTTTCAACTGCAAGGGAGATATATTGAACCGAATGCTGCAACTCAAGAAGGAAGGAAAATATTTAGAACTCGCACTTCTTTGCAACGAACACAAAGAATCCGAATACAAGGAAATCTGTGATCTAGCCTGGCAAGAGGCCGAAAAAAATATCGATCTGATCCTTTCTCAACAGGCAGACCTTCCGTTTCTCCGAGTTTCAGTGGATGCAAAAACGAAAAAGCAGGTAGAAGATCTACTCGCAAAAAATCCTCAAATGAAAGAAAGATACCTTCCTCTTTGGAAAAGATTCGTCCAGGAATGATGAATTCTGATCCCAAGGAACTGATAGGCAAGATCCCCTCTCCGTACTTACAGGATCTATTAGAGATTACCTCGACAGTGCGTAACTCAAAAGGAGAGGTCTATCTTGTAGGAGGAAGTGTTCGAGATCTACTCCTCGGAAAAATTCCTCATGAATACGATATGGCAGTTTCTTTGCCTCCACAAGATGTCCAAAAGATATTCCGAAGAACAGTTCCTACCGGGATCAAGCACGGCACAATCACGGTGCTCATCCAAGATAGATCCTACGAACTAACCACCTTTCGAAAAGATGAAGACTATGTGGATGGGAGAAGGCCAGAAACAGTCACCTTCGGAGTGAGTCTAAGCGAAGACCTAAAGAGAAGAGACTTCACAATGAACGCAATCGCTTTAGATCTACAGGAGCAAAAGCTTGTAGATGAGCACGAAGGCATTCAGGACATACAAAATTCACTGATCCGCACGATCGGAAACCCGATTTCCCGTTTTACGGAAGATGGGCTTCGCCCGGTGCGAGCCATACGATTCGCTTCTACATTAGGATTTAGTATTCATAAAGAAACCCAAAACGCCATCCAAGAATGCAAATCCATTACTCAGAAAGTCTCTCCGGAAAGAATACATGATGAATTCTTAAAGATACTAAAGAGTCCAAATCCAATCCCTTCCCTTCTGCTCTTAAAAGAATATGAGATCCTAGGATTATTCACTCAGGCAAAATTATATTCGAATATTGCTTCCAGAGAAAGTGGAAAGAACGCTTCTCCTAAAAATAATCCTGAGAACCCTGGCCTCGGACTTTTGACGCAAGCAGAATGGAAAGAAAGTCTATCCAAATTTGCCAACCTTCTATCGGAGCCGGATCGGATCAGACTTTCTTATTTCCTACTCACCCACTTCAAAAAGGAAGATCTCATAACGGAATCCATTCGGTTCTTCAAGGATCTTCGCTTTTCCAACCAAAGGTCCAAAGACTCTCAATTCTTAACGAAGACCCTTCTATCTATTTGGGAGAATTCCCTAGAATTGAAAACCCCGGCCGGGATCCGAAAATGGGTGCTTCATCCGATCGCCCAGTATTCCGCAAAGAAGGAACTCCTCAGCTGGTGCGAAGAATTGGCGTCCTTAAGCAAGGCCCAATATGGAAACG is a window of Leptospira semungkisensis DNA encoding:
- a CDS encoding LA_3751/LA_3752 family putative glycosyltransferase codes for the protein MLSNLFYRALSFSNKSYGFVLIGAIFLSGFLSWQYQTGFRVGDGAIKQQQLADLLQNGFPDFSCRYSGAKFDPDFQFLPLDLKKGSTMTHVYNGKCYYVFPFYYTAIQYPFALLLGRFGSYFLSLVFGVLTLYSLFKISILLNLGEKARASFLAVLLLGSAFSLFATDLSETVLAVFGVTEGIYFLLREEDSPKIKDYLFAGLLFGFASFFRQEVILLSASISIIQVFRIFKKPTALVFSITFGILLLAQAGINFAVVGHPLGSRGHLQSSSNYDITAQLIYLSQLVFLGKGSLGLLGAYPALLFAIRFRPRTINSLTQILLGILVFILLSGLLTSTRFWQGVLFGPRFLMTVLPFVLIYLMSVLDSNWKSISKPFRWIAILLLIYSIAGGIIFDRLYYKFTKSVVMEQAELSNFSSETVVYRKGSVFLPSDSFSTHRAVFEINGPDQFDSLLEKLYENGTKRFTVIGFKDSYPREKLVPPSQKFEFTHREFKQSPSINMETIEIKRKE
- a CDS encoding arginyltransferase; the encoded protein is MHIDYFEFLDSLPSSDDSACSYYPERISRIKGFAWREVISPSVLDFLFRFGFRRSGAFYYRTSCPSCSHCLSYRIPLLSFSPNAKHKRIFKKNQDLRVTVSSPEMDPEKKDLYLKYQRSRHEGSYGNSDEELLQTMQIQMYDGSDNSKEIRIYKEERLLGWMLLDLGRETVSAVYSVFDPEEEKRSLGNFLILSSILWARGNQFKEFHLGLFLPGHPKMDYKSKWKPAEILEKKSGLWENAETFLPKYFDLFGREGSGSTEG
- a CDS encoding CCA tRNA nucleotidyltransferase; its protein translation is MMNSDPKELIGKIPSPYLQDLLEITSTVRNSKGEVYLVGGSVRDLLLGKIPHEYDMAVSLPPQDVQKIFRRTVPTGIKHGTITVLIQDRSYELTTFRKDEDYVDGRRPETVTFGVSLSEDLKRRDFTMNAIALDLQEQKLVDEHEGIQDIQNSLIRTIGNPISRFTEDGLRPVRAIRFASTLGFSIHKETQNAIQECKSITQKVSPERIHDEFLKILKSPNPIPSLLLLKEYEILGLFTQAKLYSNIASRESGKNASPKNNPENPGLGLLTQAEWKESLSKFANLLSEPDRIRLSYFLLTHFKKEDLITESIRFFKDLRFSNQRSKDSQFLTKTLLSIWENSLELKTPAGIRKWVLHPIAQYSAKKELLSWCEELASLSKAQYGNADWLSLAEEEWKKEPALLLSDLAVDGNWVREKFPSLPPQKLGEALRICLEKVLIEPSDNSQEKLYELIHSSL
- a CDS encoding SDR family NAD(P)-dependent oxidoreductase; the encoded protein is MAKKIIVVGASSGIGKEIAAQLIEEGHQVAAFARREKELKKIAPSSKSKNLFVKHDVTEYSKVPGEFSKAVKALGGLDEIYYASGVMHRVGPEEFPVKKDLEMLEVNLLGCVAWLDSAAAYFQEKKAGKIIGISSIAGDRGRRGNPVYNASKAGMSTYLEALRNRLAVQGVQVVTVKPGMIQTPMTEGLPGLMWLITAKEAAQVILAKVNAGKEVFYVPARWALVSLIIRLIPSFIFRRLSI
- a CDS encoding ribonuclease HI family protein, which codes for MKKLEIYCDGASKGNPGPSSIGVAVYSQKEEVHSISRRISDGTNNTAEWAALEAGLRYCLEQGAEEVVAYLDSELVVKQFRGEYKVKSPHLQEAKEKVKSVSSKFASFSIYHVPREKNKRADKLANLAFES
- a CDS encoding FAD-binding oxidoreductase; this translates as MATAVKKKTAKPVAKKKSGSKFDIKAFEARLSPIQKVEAWGMNHFSESHVFQPESIQDFKSLFSYAKETGAKVTFRGGGCSYGDAATNVKGVVVDIRNFNKILSFNPKTGILVAESGVTIKQLWEFGIEKGFWPPVVSGTMFPTLGGALSMNIHGKNNFAVGPIGDHIQEFTFLSPDGKEFVCSPNKNSDIFYSAISGFGMLGAFLTVTIKLKKIYAGKMRVWPVNTSNLQEMYDYFEKEYKQSDYLVGWVDSFGSGKGLGRGQIHKAVHLKEGEDPDFPENCKVEKQILPSTFLGIIPKSWMWIFMYPFSNNLGMRFVNLGKWISGFLGNNKPYLQGHAEYAFLLDYVPNWKFMYKPGAMIQYQSFIPKANAVKGFEEILSLCQKRGIVNWLAVFKKHRPDKFLLTHAVDGYSMAMDFPVTKRNKEKLWELAKEMDEIVLKSGGRFYFAKDSTLRPEVYRRSMPKQNLDKFKAMKKKLDPKNILESDLFRRVWGK